The genome window CAGTACTGGTGGAGCTGTTGTCTGACAGGAAAGATATGTGTCCTAATGTCctgacaaatttctttttttaaaaataattgtcaAACATGATAAACTACATTCACATTCTTTTTATCAAGTAATTAATTTCATACAACCACATTGAATTTATATAATCATCCACGCACACAAACACCTGCCACTGTATAAATGACCCATAAACATAAGTGAAGCATACTCTTCTATATTCCTTAATGTTGCATTTCTCCTGGAATTGTCTAGCCAATTTCATCCTCAATTACGTTCCCACATTGCGTCGCTGTTTCTTGATCGCTCAGAAAGCTGAGGAATCAAAATACCACGAAGTTGACTTATAAATTTCGGGATACACGGCGCCTGATTGAATAATTTCATTACTTTGCTTAGCTCTTTGCTGTAAACAGTCCCCAacgaatttgttttttttttattatcgttCCTGTTTGCTTTAGGGCCGACCGCTATTTACTTCTTTATCTTACAGCTCGAAACATGTACTGAACATGAATGTAATTTATCTATTAAAAAATTTCAAGCAGATGCCTTCTTATCTCGATCCCTGTATTCTTCGCTTTCAATTTCTCACAAACATACATATCTCCTGAACATTTCAATGAGTTCAGCAATGAACTCTCTAGAGTACTAACGCGTATCTGCCGTTTTAAAATTCACTTTGCacacacagacgagaaacgcgataAGTTTTCGCGCCGAGACTTTTGAGAACGAAAGGATGCCTGCCTTTCTCCCTCATTTTGACCGTCGTGTGGACAGGAGAGGCGAAGGGAAGACAGCGTTGGCTGTTTGCTCAGTACTAGCACCGCTAACCTAACAATGTGCACAGCAATACTCCGTATCTAGAGGCAGCTTAATGTTGGCGGTGTTCGGAGGTAAATGAATGTCTTTCAACTAGAGCCGATTTTTCCGCTTCTGGCAGGATCAGTAAAGTCGTCAAGTTATCGTGGACAAGCAGTGCCTTGAGAAATGCATTTATACACACTGTGTTCCTTACACTACATTTATTCACTGCCGGTTTCTATCATGGACCATCATGACAGTGAAAAATATCTATTGTAATAACTTCACACGGCATGTGGCACACATGATGTTTAACCAGGAACGATACGCCACTGCTGACTTGACAACGTAAGATTTATACTTAACGCGCTAATACGGGCGTAACGAGGTAGAAAACAACGCCAAAAACACgaaaacttggaagagcagtaagTGCACGGCACTATTGGTGAGGCACAACAGTAAATCAGTGTTGTTGACAGGTGCCTGAAATTTTTTTTGCATGAACAATAGGCTGAACCAACGGCTGATTCGAACTCATTCAGCATGGCAGTTTTATGGTGATCTACTGCCCAAAAGCCTATTTTTTTTCTGCGTCCAAGTGGTTCGTGCCCACAGATTAGAGTAActatctgtctgcgcagatgtgttgTGCGCCGTCTCTAGACAGATAGTTGCGTATGGAGGGGCTTTTACCCTCCCTCGACCAACGTCAACATATTCTTCTAGAGAAACTTTACGTTATATCCCGTTCCGTTCTGTTTCCGCCGTTTGAAATTCAAAGTGGAACGTTTTGATATTCTGGTTCATCAAGTGTGAATCCACCTTAATTAATAACTTAAGTAAACTCACGAAGGTTATTGCGTGTACTTGTGGCAACCGATTTTTATTATGAATCAGAATTCGTACCAAGGATGTTAGATCCTTGATTCTATACAGTTTCACATGTCCTGTGTCAGTTTGTCGGAGGGAAGTGCTTTGGAAAAGGCGGGAAATAATGTTTTCATGGCTTGTGTGACATTCGTATTATGTTGTGTTACTTGATATTTTCTGATTTTAGCATGTAAAGTGAGAAAGTGTGGGTGTTAATTCCTTACTACACAATATGGAAATTGACAGTGATATATCCTCTGGCGAGGAGGAAACTTTGACAGCTGGGGAAGTGCTCCAAATCTTAGAAGAATCTTGGCTGAACGAAAAATTTAGTCCAGAAATTTTACCACACCGAAACGAAATGGTTGAGTGTATGCTGGAACAAATTAATCAGATGGAAGAAAATTTGAATAAACTTAAAAAAGGTGATTTTCGTGTTATAGTTCATCAAATGGAGCTAGATAGGATACGCTTCATCATCACTAGCTATCTAAGGATACGTTTATCAAAAATTGAGGAATTTACCGTTCATATTCTGAGTGAGGAAAGTAGGCGGGATCATGCATCTAAATATTTGTCACCAGGTGAATACAAATTCGCTACCGAATATGTTCGCCACATGGAAAACCATTTTCATCTGCTAGCCTTTCGTCACATGCCCGGAAATTTTCAGGAATTCAATAAAACTAAGATGGTTGTTGTCCCCAATGTGTCAAGTCATGTATTCATTCGTGCCAAAGAGAACATTGCAACAGTAGTaatagatgacgaagaaatagatcTGGAAGAAAACAGTCAGCATATCCTGCCGTATTCATCAGTGATGGAATTTGTTCGGAGTGGGTCAGTCCAGCTCATTTGAGGACCAAAACTGTGTGCTGCTGGTGGTATTGCAATGTGCAACTTCAGCCCATTAAGATACAGTGCCTATGGACTGAAATTCTTAGTTAAGCTAATATGATTTAGATGTGTGCATTGAAGTTAAGTAATATCAGGGTAGTTGTGCTTTGTGTCATGTGCCAAAGTAATTCCCAGATAGCAGATAATGACATTTTTTAAAGATTAGACATTTTACAAACCATTAATCTACAATAGTCTTGAACACAcaagaataaaattatttatttgattaaattaATCACCAACTTGCTTGTTTGATTTGGCTTTATCCACTAATCCCAGTCCACTGTTGTCAGTAGTAGGCCTATGTGTTTAATTCATGTTTTCATCTTTTATGCAAAAAAAAATTAACTATGAAACTTCATTTCATGGCATAAAGTAAAGTAGTCTGCTGTTGCAGATACTGTTCTCGAACCAGTTTTTGTTTTCACCTATGCTGCATTCAGTAGCATGCATCATTGATACAGCTGCAAAGAGCAACATCCTTCTAAGTGGTGCAGTTTAATTTAGTTGAGTTGCTTGTCTCATGGGTTTTATTCATGTTCTGGAACATATTAGTAGGTTTACAAATAGGCCAAAAGTAAATTTTTCTGAAAACCATTGCTGCATGGTTGCCATTTACGCAACagtattttttctgttttgtagaaaaaattgcaaaatatgATTCATCTACATAATTGTCAGCTCAAAAATTCATCTTTGGAGTAGTAGTAGTAAAGTAGAAATGACTTCAGTTTGTCTTTAAAACTCTGCCAGTTTCTATAAGTCACAAGGTAGGTGGTCAGATATTTTTGTGGTTTTATACTTTGTTCCTTTCTGTAGAGTAAGGTTAAATTGTGGAGCTTGGAGGAGTTGTTAACAACAAATGTTTGTTTCAGATTTAAAACgtcctttgctacctgtcagacattaaaTGTTATTGGGCAAAAGTGCAAACATTTTTGTTGATGAGTATTAACTCCTTTCTCAGCCCCTGACAgcttaattgttttattattttttattttctcctcctCCTAATGTTGTAGATATGGACAATTATAGTCTTTTAAAATAGTggactatttatgattaatttcaTTAGTGTATATGTGTAGTGTGGgtgaacacaacatttttctactgcttgtttttgtACAATCAGCCCTAACTTTTTATGTGATGAGTTACTGACATTAGGCCTATTGAGTGGAAAACAAAACATTATGTACTGTTGAGTCATTTATTACCAAGACTAATACTTACATGAAGAGCAAAAGCCTTCAATTATTTGGGGAGCTCACTAATAGGCTTAattaacaaatggcataatgcAAATTGATTATTATTAAAACAGTCATTAGACACAGTTAATACTATTCAGTATGTCTTATAGGTAGTCACATgtcccatagatcatttgaacaatttttctcatTGAATTTGTGTGTAACAAGTCAGTTTAACTGTCGAGTGGGTGAACCGATTTTCGTAACTCAAGTGGGTGCATGgtgtactttgtacacatgtaaacaATAGCTGTCTTTGCTACCAAGgtaaacatgtaaaacaaaatcatAGTGTAATTAAACAGCAATaaaatatccttacaaaatatgtgCTAAAGCACTGTTtacttaaacaataatgaaataatcttTCATTATACCTGTTACAGACAGGTAACGACCCAATCGaggcattaaacagtgcagttgaaTCAGGTCCCAGCCAGCCATTTATTCCATTACTCAGCATCTCTTAGACAACTGTGCTGCTAGCTCATTATTGTGGTTCCTTTTCTTGCACGGATTGTAATTTTTTTGTGACCTAGCTCACTGTTACTGCTGCTCACTTAGATGTATGACAACAGTTATCACTGTGTTTACCGAAACAGTAACCAAGTAATAGATATGGGCTCAACATTTGGAAACAACAAtgcaatgatgaaaaacaattatatttgttaaaattttgtatttgtggggatccacagcttCCAGATGCTTAATAAGTCACTGTAGTGTGGCTCCTTTCGTAAAAAGACGGAATATGCTACTTTTAGCCTGCAgctgagtgatttgaaaatgacatgaattacagatgttacaaatgtgcctGACAATCATTCTTGGTTGAAATTAGCTAATTGCATGGTTAAATAAACATCGCATAAGAGCCTTCTACAGACCATGATTACGTATATTAATTATATTATGTTTGCTGCACTTTGTACATAGGGGCAACTGCTTGAGAGTTAAGAGGATATTTATACATAATTAGTGAAAATATCACTCGCTCATATTTTTACAcctaataagcttacctcaattttaaaatcctgcaTACTGATACTCcttatcctccaggtttctcttctctactCTTCGAATCTACCTGGCCTGTGTTTACAGGTAAGACACTGACCTGTTAGCTTCATTGACCCTGCTCTTGTTGacagtgtaaaatgcttttgttgtaaacacaccaggatttACACCAACTCTCAGCACTTCAattttgccattatttccgttgttgtaacataaaactgcatcatagacactattttgagtacttcaagtccacagaatgtcctttttgagcatctaatccaaattaaattattgaggctttcatttgcattttgtgtctttccgtgaagacacttcattacaattttgtcatatgatgacatgttggagaccgtggctgtttttgaggacaaatgttgatggtgttaggacagcaaacagacacaaatttactttgagttcctttattcaaaggaaaccgttaaccggtttcgaatcattgcgattcatcatcagacggtttacacgctttctttctgacatttggcgtgtaaaccgtctgatgatgaatcgcaatgattcgaaaccggtaatggtttcctttgaataaaggaactcaaaataaatttgtggctgcttgctgtcctaacaccatcaacttcTTCATTAAATCAGGGTTCGCAAGAAACCTGAATATGCATTCATAACTGGTTCTGGTAATCGATGTTTATGTGAACATGTCTCATTTTTgatgttgaacttacaccaatcatctttcggacacagattgtgcattggtgtttggtcagtggatagttagTGGAAAAAAATTGCCTACACAGCACGCCTAATTGCCTCTAAATTGTGTGTGTTTTCCCTGATAGctgtcccataaaataactgaagaaaataaatttctttcagagtaagcctaccttttcctcctagtggttctCCACCCttaagtacttcacctttcttctctttcagcaagtgactgcgtgtgagatcggtctctaagttttcatatatttttagggttcagatacatattttaacagtttttatgataatatttactatataagtgacttattagtggtttcttcattcacctctgcctgtcttgtgttgtgacctaatatttgtgagtgtttcgtatcgagcagcttaacctcttacctgtgtttacattccgtgcTGACCACTTGCAGCTGTAGCCGCGCattgaaagctaagtactaattaattgtttgtgtacagtggtttatttaggaactttagtagtcttcaactggtgttcttggtgttttctggtgaaataat of Schistocerca serialis cubense isolate TAMUIC-IGC-003099 chromosome 2, iqSchSeri2.2, whole genome shotgun sequence contains these proteins:
- the LOC126456732 gene encoding DNA replication complex GINS protein SLD5, which gives rise to MEIDSDISSGEEETLTAGEVLQILEESWLNEKFSPEILPHRNEMVECMLEQINQMEENLNKLKKGDFRVIVHQMELDRIRFIITSYLRIRLSKIEEFTVHILSEESRRDHASKYLSPGEYKFATEYVRHMENHFHLLAFRHMPGNFQEFNKTKMVVVPNVSSHVFIRAKENIATVVIDDEEIDLEENSQHILPYSSVMEFVRSGSVQLI